One part of the Eucalyptus grandis isolate ANBG69807.140 chromosome 10, ASM1654582v1, whole genome shotgun sequence genome encodes these proteins:
- the LOC120288734 gene encoding probable aminotransferase TAT2: MENLNRDDRRAVVPLGQGDPSSFPCFRTAQVAEDAVVDAVRSAEFNCYAPTVGILPARRAIADHLSRDLPYKLSPDDVYLTIGGTQAIEVIVTALARPGANILLPRPGYPCYVARAALCGLEVRYFDLLPNRGWEVDLERMEDLADANTVAMVIINPGNPCGTVFSYQHLKEIAETARKLGIMVIADEVYDHLAFGDTPFVPMGVFASITPVLTVGSLSKRWIVPGWRLGWVATNDPNGFLKDTGVVESIVGFLNVSPDPTTFVQAAIPQILERTNEEFFLKVLRMLREGADICYDKIQEIPCLACPKRPEGSMFAMVKLNSSLLEDIEDDLDFCVKLAREESVLVLPGMALGMKNWLRITFAVEPSSLEDGLERMKAFCHRHVKKQHTGSILEVEFEIGWLPMVVWKLGSGGGEGDVSGVLVAVGQTTVVDGGGVCRRWSVAGGGVKLGAGEVEVVLNGGI, encoded by the exons ATGGAGAACCTCAACAGGGATGACCGCAGAGCCGTCGTACCACTCGGCCAGGGCGACCCCTCCTCGTTCCCCTGTTTCCGGACTGCACAGGTCGCGGAGGACGCCGTCGTCGATGCAGTCCGCTCGGCCGAGTTCAACTGTTACGCCCCCACCGTCGGCATTCTTCCCGCTAGAAG GGCCATTGCCGATCATCTCTCGCGTGACCTCCCTTACAAATTATCACCGGACGATGTCTACCTGACGATAGGAGGCACGCAAGCCATCGAAGTCATAGTGACGGCCCTCGCTCGCCCCGGCGCCAACATTCTGCTTCCGAGGCCCGGATACCCGTGCTACGTCGCACGCGCGGCGCTCTGTGGCCTCGAGGTGAGGTATTTCGACCTCCTCCCCAACAGGGGCTGGGAGGTCGATCTCGAGCGCATGGAGGATCTTGCGGACGCAAACACTGTCGCGATGGTGATCATCAATCCCGGCAATCCGTGCGGAACTGTCTTTAGCTACCAACATCTGAAGGAG ATTGCCGAAACGGCTAGGAAGCTTGGAATCATGGTGATTGCAGATGAAGTCTACGACCATCTAGCTTTTGGGGATACGCCATTCGTGCCCATGGGTGTTTTTGCATCGATCACGCCCGTCTTGACGGTGGGCTCCCTATCAAAGAGGTGGATAGTCCCCGGCTGGCGACTCGGTTGGGTAGCAACGAATGATCCGAACGGCTTTCTGAAGGATACCGGg GTTGTCGAGTCCATTGTAGGATTTCTAAATGTATCCCCCGATCCTACAACCTTTGTTCAG GCAGCGATTCCTCAGATACTCGAGAGAACGAATGAGGAATTCTTCTTGAAAGTTCTTCGCATGCTAAGAGAGGGAGCGGATATATGTTATGACAAGATTCAAGAGATTCCTTGCCTCGCATGCCCGAAAAGGCCCGAAGGGTCCATGTTTGCTATG GTCAAGTTGAATTCATCACTGTTGGAGGACATAGAGGACGACTTGGATTTCTGCGTCAAGCTGGCTAGAGAAGAGTCCGTTCTCGTCCTACCTG GGATGGCTTTGGGAATGAAGAACTGGCTGCGCATAACCTTCGCCGTGGAGCCGTCTTCCCTCGAAGATGGCCTTGAGAGGATGAAAGCTTTCTGCCATAGGCATGTCAAGAAACAACACACGGGATCTATAC TGGAGGTCGAGTTCGAGATTGGATGGTTGCCGATGGTGGTTTGGAAGCTCGGCAGTGGCGGCGGCGAAGGTGACGTCAGCGGGGTGTTGGTGGCTGTGGGGCAGACAACGGTTGTTGATGGTGGCGGAGTGTGCCGCAGATGGTCGGTTGCCGGCGGTGGTGTTAAGTTGGGGGCAGGGGAAGTTGAAGTTGTATTAAATGGTGGAATTTAA